The genomic segment AGACCGCCGTTCTGGTATACGTACGAGAACAGAGTACGGATTTTGTTCGGGAGAACCTTCCGCATATACTGGCGTCATTTCAGAAAGCGGTTGTCGACGCGCTTGTTGAGAAAACCCTTAAGGCGCTCAAAAAATACCGTCTGGACACCCTGCTCCTTGCCGGGGGTGTTGCCGCCAACCGGGCTCTGAGAGAACGTCTCGGTGCAGATGCGATCAAACGCGGTTTCAGGCTGTTTGTTCCGCGAACGGCATATTGCACCGACAATGCCGCCATGATCGCCCTCGCCGGTCACGAACGTCTCATACGGGGGATGACCTCGCCGCTCACACTCAGTCCCGAACCGAGGCTTCCCCTGTGAAAGGTCATCCATGATAGAACCGTCATCTCATATAGAAAACGTATCGGCCCGTTTCCAGAGCCTCAATATCATAGCGCTTCTCGTGCTTCTGCTCGCTGCGGCAGCGTTTGCAGTCTGGTATTACCGGTCGACCGTGCCGCCGGTGTCAGGAATCATACGACGGCTCCTGATAATCCTGCGCGCCAGCGCGCTTGTACTCCTTGTGGCCGGTTTATCCGAGCCGGTTGTGAGAGTTGCACGAACGCTGACCAGAGAATCGGGCTGCGCGGTTCTGCTCGATACGAGCTCCTCGATGAACCAGCCAGGCG from the bacterium genome contains:
- a CDS encoding tRNA (adenosine(37)-N6)-threonylcarbamoyltransferase complex transferase subunit TsaD, with amino-acid sequence TAVLVYVREQSTDFVRENLPHILASFQKAVVDALVEKTLKALKKYRLDTLLLAGGVAANRALRERLGADAIKRGFRLFVPRTAYCTDNAAMIALAGHERLIRGMTSPLTLSPEPRLPL